From Cellulophaga lytica DSM 7489, a single genomic window includes:
- the egtB gene encoding ergothioneine biosynthesis protein EgtB, with protein sequence MINIKSAYLNTRNQFLTLCSNLETEDYSVQPTEFVSPPKWHLAHTTWFFEQFVLKEFSSEYTIYNDDFAYLFNSYYNNAGERVLRPNRGLMTRPTVKEVYAYRNYVDSKMVVFLDSNPSKKALEIIELGINHEQQHQELFYYDIKYIFGNQPTFPTLKNSIALNDITQKQEFITIKEGVYQIGHNTTGFSFDNELGVHKTYLHQFKISNNLTTNAEYIAFIEAGGYSNFNLWHAEGWDFITKNNITAPLYWHKVKDTWHYYTLNGFKPVEPNKPVTHISMYEAYAYAEWKQMRLPTEFEWEIAAEHLNYGQLWEWTNSAYLPYPNFSKAPGALGEYNGKFMINQHVLRGASIATPENHSRKTYRNFFQADMRWLFSGIRLAQ encoded by the coding sequence ATGATTAACATAAAAAGTGCTTACTTAAACACTCGCAACCAATTTTTAACACTCTGTTCTAATTTAGAAACCGAAGATTATTCCGTACAACCAACAGAATTTGTGTCGCCTCCTAAATGGCATTTAGCACATACCACTTGGTTTTTTGAGCAATTTGTTTTAAAAGAATTTAGCTCAGAATATACCATTTACAATGACGATTTTGCTTATCTTTTTAATAGCTATTACAACAATGCAGGCGAACGTGTTTTACGTCCTAACAGAGGATTAATGACACGCCCAACCGTAAAGGAAGTGTATGCATACAGGAATTATGTAGACAGTAAAATGGTTGTTTTTTTAGATAGCAATCCTTCTAAAAAAGCTCTAGAAATTATAGAACTTGGTATAAACCATGAACAACAACACCAAGAGTTATTTTACTATGATATAAAATACATTTTTGGCAATCAGCCTACATTTCCTACCCTTAAAAATAGTATCGCATTAAATGACATAACACAAAAGCAAGAGTTTATTACTATTAAAGAGGGCGTATACCAAATTGGACATAACACAACTGGTTTTAGTTTTGATAATGAACTAGGCGTACACAAAACATATCTTCATCAATTTAAAATTAGCAACAATTTAACCACTAATGCAGAATACATTGCATTTATAGAAGCTGGCGGTTACTCCAACTTTAACCTATGGCACGCAGAAGGCTGGGATTTTATTACCAAAAACAACATTACTGCTCCTTTATACTGGCACAAAGTTAAAGACACCTGGCACTACTATACATTAAATGGTTTTAAGCCTGTAGAGCCAAATAAGCCAGTTACACACATTAGTATGTATGAAGCCTATGCCTATGCAGAATGGAAGCAAATGCGCCTACCTACAGAGTTTGAGTGGGAAATTGCTGCAGAGCACCTAAATTACGGTCAGCTTTGGGAATGGACCAACAGCGCCTATTTACCTTACCCTAACTTCTCTAAAGCTCCTGGTGCTTTAGGTGAATACAATGGTAAGTTTATGATTAACCAACACGTGCTTAGAGGAGCCTCTATAGCAACACCAGAAAACCACAGTAGAAAAACATACAGAAACTTTTTTCAGGCAGATATGCGCTGGTTATTTTCTGGAATAAGACTTGCACAATAA
- a CDS encoding L-histidine N(alpha)-methyltransferase, producing MDYTFDKDILDGLTAPKKHLSSKYFYDDAGSRIFQEIMHMQSYYLTDSEFEILSLQAKQIVDALQFNVPFNIIEFGAGDGFKTFKLLEYLEKNNIAFHYIPIDISKEAIDMLTDKIKERLPNVSIKPKIGDYFKMLKELKQDTTPSLLLFLGSNIGNYTYDEATELLQLFNKNMKPKDKLLIGIDLKKNPITIHNAYFDKDGITKRFNLNLLLRINGELEADFKIDDFDFYCHYNPTNGEVKSYIVSLKKQQVYLKKLDKVISFNQNELIWTELSKKYDLTEIEELALKTNYTVATNFLDCKHYFTDSLWVK from the coding sequence ATGGATTATACCTTTGACAAAGATATATTAGATGGCCTTACTGCGCCAAAAAAACACCTATCTTCCAAATACTTTTATGACGATGCTGGAAGCAGAATTTTTCAGGAAATTATGCATATGCAATCATATTATTTAACAGATAGTGAATTTGAGATTTTATCACTTCAAGCCAAACAAATTGTAGATGCATTACAATTTAACGTACCGTTTAACATTATAGAATTTGGTGCTGGTGACGGATTTAAAACCTTTAAACTATTAGAATATTTAGAGAAAAACAACATTGCTTTTCATTACATTCCTATAGACATTAGCAAAGAAGCTATAGATATGCTTACAGATAAGATAAAAGAACGCTTACCAAATGTATCTATTAAGCCAAAAATTGGTGATTATTTTAAAATGCTTAAAGAGCTTAAACAGGACACTACACCCAGTTTACTGCTGTTTTTAGGTAGTAACATAGGTAATTATACTTATGATGAAGCAACAGAACTACTACAGCTTTTTAATAAAAATATGAAACCTAAAGATAAGTTGCTAATTGGTATAGACCTAAAAAAGAACCCTATTACCATACACAATGCATATTTTGATAAAGACGGAATAACAAAACGTTTTAACCTTAACCTTTTGCTACGAATTAACGGAGAGCTAGAAGCAGATTTTAAAATTGATGATTTTGACTTTTATTGCCACTACAACCCTACTAACGGAGAAGTTAAAAGCTATATAGTAAGCTTAAAAAAGCAACAAGTTTACTTAAAAAAACTAGATAAAGTAATCAGTTTTAATCAGAATGAGCTTATTTGGACAGAATTATCTAAAAAATATGATCTTACTGAGATTGAAGAGTTAGCACTAAAAACAAACTACACTGTTGCAACCAACTTTTTAGATTGCAAACATTACTTTACTGACAGTCTATGGGTTAAATAA
- a CDS encoding protein adenylyltransferase SelO, protein MKFNLKDRFTSQLPADPILENSRRQVSNACFSYVTPKKTANPEIIHVSDDMLRTLGLTKKDSATKEFLNVFTGNSVMPNTKPYAMCYGGHQFGNWAGQLGDGRAINLAEVEHNNKIWALQLKGAGETPYSRSADGLAVLRSSVREYLCSEAMYHLGVPTTRALSLALTGDNVLRDMLYNGNAAYEKGAVVTRVAPSFLRFGSFQLLAAKEDISTLTTLVNYTIKNHYSHLGNPSKETYIAFFKEVAERTLEMIVHWQRVGFVHGVMNTDNMSILGLTIDYGPYGWLDDYNPDWTPNTTDAENRRYRYNNQPNVGLWNLFQLANALFPLVNEAAPLETILDDYKLGYDKASLKMMRSKIGLFTEFDTDYKLIEQLEENLQRIETDMTIFYRNLSTFNKNAPKEALNSIKEAFYNTNTLTDDVKTHWNNWFTSYASRLKLEKTTDDERKVKMNLTNPKYVLRNYMAQLAIDAADNGNYAVLDELYQLLKNPYKEQPEHQKWFAKRPDWAKHKVGCSMLSCSS, encoded by the coding sequence ATGAAGTTTAACCTAAAAGATAGATTTACATCGCAATTACCCGCAGATCCTATTTTAGAAAATTCTAGAAGGCAGGTTTCTAATGCGTGTTTTTCTTATGTTACACCTAAAAAAACTGCAAACCCAGAAATAATTCACGTTTCTGATGATATGCTACGCACGCTTGGATTAACAAAAAAAGACAGTGCTACCAAAGAGTTTTTAAACGTTTTTACAGGAAACAGCGTTATGCCAAATACCAAACCATATGCTATGTGTTATGGCGGACATCAATTTGGTAATTGGGCCGGACAATTAGGCGATGGTAGAGCTATAAATTTAGCTGAGGTAGAACACAATAACAAAATATGGGCTTTACAGCTTAAAGGTGCAGGAGAAACTCCGTATTCTAGATCAGCAGATGGTTTAGCTGTTTTACGTTCTTCTGTTAGAGAGTACTTGTGTAGCGAAGCTATGTACCACTTAGGCGTACCAACAACAAGAGCCCTCTCTTTAGCGCTTACAGGAGATAATGTGTTAAGAGATATGTTATACAATGGCAATGCAGCTTATGAAAAAGGTGCCGTTGTTACTAGGGTTGCTCCTAGTTTTCTACGTTTTGGAAGTTTTCAGTTATTAGCAGCCAAAGAAGATATTTCTACCTTAACTACGCTAGTAAATTACACTATAAAAAATCATTATTCTCATTTAGGCAATCCGTCTAAAGAAACTTATATAGCTTTTTTTAAAGAAGTTGCAGAACGTACTTTAGAAATGATTGTACATTGGCAACGTGTAGGTTTTGTACACGGTGTTATGAATACCGATAATATGTCTATTCTAGGACTAACCATAGATTATGGTCCATATGGCTGGTTAGACGATTATAATCCGGACTGGACACCAAATACTACAGACGCAGAAAACAGACGTTACCGCTACAACAACCAACCTAATGTTGGTTTGTGGAATCTTTTTCAATTGGCAAATGCTTTATTTCCATTGGTTAATGAAGCTGCTCCCCTAGAAACTATTTTAGATGATTACAAACTAGGTTATGATAAGGCTTCTTTAAAAATGATGCGTTCTAAAATTGGTTTGTTTACAGAATTTGACACAGATTATAAACTTATAGAACAGCTTGAAGAGAATTTACAGCGCATAGAAACCGATATGACTATCTTCTATAGGAACTTATCCACTTTTAACAAAAACGCTCCTAAAGAAGCTCTAAACAGCATTAAAGAGGCTTTTTATAATACAAACACACTAACAGATGATGTAAAAACACATTGGAACAATTGGTTTACTTCTTATGCTAGCAGATTAAAGTTAGAAAAAACAACAGATGATGAGCGTAAAGTAAAGATGAACCTAACTAACCCTAAATACGTATTACGCAACTATATGGCGCAACTTGCAATTGACGCTGCGGACAATGGTAACTATGCTGTATTAGACGAGTTATATCAACTTTTAAAAAATCCTTATAAAGAACAACCAGAACATCAAAAATGGTTTGCCAAAAGACCAGATTGGGCAAAACATAAGGTTGGTTGCTCTATGTTATCCTGTAGCTCATAA
- a CDS encoding sterol desaturase family protein, with protein MNNYLEAFTNAFSGSLSWTWKSIVFDVPWYTNYFWGLLLISLLVWGLEIMFPWRKNQSIFRKDFWLDFFYMFFNFFVFSIIISGFYKILELFFGSFGITVKSLAVVDISKWSMGLQLLVFFIVLDFVQWFTHVLLHKLPVLWNFHKVHHSVKEMGFAAHLRYHWMENVLYKPLKTFGVLILGGFEPEQAFVVHFFAITIGHFNHSNIKITWGPLKYIFNNPVMHLYHHAYTLPKGSYGVNFGISLSLWDYIFKTNYIPEDSGTVRLGFKGDEHFPKGFVKQNLYGFTKDKKHTS; from the coding sequence ATGAATAATTATTTAGAAGCTTTTACAAATGCGTTTTCAGGATCATTAAGTTGGACATGGAAATCTATTGTTTTTGATGTGCCTTGGTATACCAATTACTTTTGGGGTTTACTACTTATATCTTTACTTGTTTGGGGATTAGAAATTATGTTTCCTTGGCGAAAAAACCAATCAATATTTAGAAAAGATTTTTGGTTAGATTTTTTTTATATGTTTTTTAACTTCTTTGTTTTTTCAATAATAATAAGTGGTTTTTATAAAATTTTAGAGTTGTTTTTTGGTTCTTTTGGTATTACGGTAAAAAGCTTGGCTGTTGTAGATATATCTAAGTGGAGTATGGGCTTGCAACTTTTGGTATTTTTTATTGTTTTAGACTTTGTACAGTGGTTTACACACGTATTGTTGCATAAGTTGCCAGTATTGTGGAATTTTCACAAAGTACACCATAGTGTAAAAGAAATGGGTTTTGCAGCTCACTTGCGTTACCATTGGATGGAAAACGTATTGTATAAACCATTAAAAACCTTTGGAGTATTAATTTTAGGAGGTTTTGAACCTGAGCAAGCTTTTGTGGTTCACTTTTTTGCTATAACAATAGGGCACTTTAACCATTCTAATATTAAAATAACGTGGGGACCGTTAAAATATATATTTAATAATCCTGTAATGCATTTGTATCACCATGCATATACATTGCCAAAGGGGTCTTACGGGGTTAATTTTGGAATTAGTTTAAGTTTGTGGGATTATATTTTTAAAACAAATTATATTCCTGAAGATAGTGGTACTGTACGTTTAGGTTTTAAAGGAGATGAGCATTTTCCTAAAGGATTTGTAAAACAGAATTTATACGGTTTTACAAAAGATAAAAAACATACTTCTTAG
- a CDS encoding DUF427 domain-containing protein, producing MKAIWNNTIIAESNDTVVIENNHYFPKESIKQEFFTPTNTHTTCPWKGKAHYYTVTVNGNENKDAAWHYPEVSKMAKPIEGYVAFWKGVEVVE from the coding sequence ATGAAAGCAATTTGGAACAATACCATAATAGCAGAGAGCAATGACACTGTAGTTATAGAAAACAATCATTATTTCCCTAAAGAGAGCATTAAGCAAGAGTTTTTTACACCAACAAATACACACACTACTTGCCCCTGGAAAGGCAAAGCTCATTATTATACCGTTACTGTAAACGGTAATGAAAATAAAGATGCTGCTTGGCACTATCCAGAAGTTTCTAAAATGGCAAAACCAATAGAAGGTTATGTAGCTTTTTGGAAAGGTGTAGAAGTAGTAGAATAG
- a CDS encoding aldo/keto reductase yields MKNTKLGLGLAALGRPDYINIRTTNVNKSVAAFKENAFTMLDHAYELGIRYFDTAPSYGKGEQFLLDWKNQRGHKDLVLGTKWGYTYVANWEIGFNGKHEIKEHSLAKLKEQWQTSKNLLPELGIYQVHSATLESGILDNTNVLEELYTIKKETGLTIGISTSGTQQSNVIEKALGIKVNGEDLFTSFQVTYNVLEQSTYPILKQLLKENKTVIVKEFLANGRVFKSDAFKNYQKNYKTLEALANNHNVSVDAIALRFIIDALEPTYLLSGASNTVQLDSNYKALDIVLSKSDLEKLKQLKTNPNNYWEERSSLEWN; encoded by the coding sequence TTGAAAAACACAAAACTTGGATTAGGTCTAGCAGCATTAGGAAGACCAGATTATATAAACATTAGAACAACTAATGTAAATAAGTCTGTTGCAGCATTTAAAGAAAACGCCTTTACTATGCTAGACCACGCCTACGAGTTAGGAATACGGTATTTTGACACTGCACCATCATACGGTAAAGGAGAACAATTTTTACTAGACTGGAAAAATCAAAGAGGACACAAAGACCTTGTTTTAGGCACTAAATGGGGTTATACCTATGTTGCCAATTGGGAAATAGGTTTTAATGGCAAGCATGAAATTAAAGAGCACTCTTTAGCTAAACTAAAAGAGCAATGGCAAACATCAAAAAACTTATTACCAGAATTAGGCATATACCAAGTACACTCGGCTACCTTAGAAAGTGGAATTTTAGACAACACTAATGTCTTAGAAGAGCTGTACACTATAAAAAAAGAAACAGGGTTAACTATTGGTATATCTACTAGCGGAACACAACAAAGCAATGTAATAGAAAAAGCTTTAGGCATAAAAGTTAACGGAGAAGATTTATTTACAAGTTTCCAAGTAACGTACAACGTTTTAGAGCAGTCTACCTACCCTATTTTAAAGCAATTATTAAAAGAAAACAAAACAGTAATTGTAAAAGAGTTTTTGGCTAACGGTAGAGTTTTTAAGAGTGATGCTTTTAAAAACTATCAAAAAAATTATAAAACGCTGGAAGCGCTAGCTAACAACCATAATGTAAGTGTAGATGCAATTGCATTACGTTTTATTATTGATGCATTAGAGCCAACCTATTTGCTAAGTGGTGCATCAAACACAGTACAATTAGACAGTAATTACAAAGCTTTAGATATTGTTTTAAGTAAAAGCGATTTAGAAAAATTAAAACAACTAAAAACTAACCCTAATAATTACTGGGAAGAACGTAGCTCTCTAGAATGGAACTAA
- a CDS encoding flavodoxin family protein: MNKTDFSNLKAMYINCTLKKSPSISHTSKLMEVSKQIMSKENVTVEQLRLVDHDVATGVYPDMTEHGWDKDEWPELFKKIIDADILIIGTPIWLGEKSSVAQKLIERLYAMSGMTNDKGQYLFYGKVGGTIITGNEDGVKHCAMGILYAMQHIGYSIPPQADAGWIGEVGPGPSYGDTEWKGEKLDTPVGLQSDFTNRNTTFMTYNLMHLAKMLKEQGGYPSYGNSREGWDNGKKWNFENPEYR; encoded by the coding sequence ATGAATAAAACAGATTTCAGCAACTTAAAAGCAATGTACATTAATTGTACGCTAAAAAAATCACCATCAATAAGTCATACTTCTAAACTTATGGAGGTTTCTAAGCAAATAATGAGCAAAGAGAATGTTACTGTAGAACAATTACGACTTGTAGATCACGATGTTGCTACTGGTGTTTACCCAGATATGACAGAACACGGCTGGGATAAAGATGAATGGCCAGAGCTGTTTAAAAAAATTATAGATGCTGATATACTTATCATTGGCACCCCAATTTGGTTAGGAGAAAAGTCTTCAGTAGCGCAAAAACTTATTGAAAGACTGTATGCTATGAGTGGTATGACTAATGATAAAGGACAATATTTGTTTTACGGAAAAGTAGGTGGTACCATTATTACAGGTAATGAAGACGGTGTAAAGCACTGTGCTATGGGTATTTTATATGCTATGCAACATATTGGTTATTCTATACCACCACAGGCTGATGCTGGTTGGATAGGTGAAGTTGGACCAGGCCCTAGCTATGGTGACACCGAGTGGAAAGGAGAAAAATTAGACACTCCTGTTGGCTTGCAATCTGACTTTACAAATAGAAATACAACATTTATGACCTACAACCTTATGCACTTAGCTAAAATGCTAAAAGAACAAGGAGGTTACCCTAGTTACGGAAACTCTAGAGAAGGCTGGGATAATGGTAAAAAATGGAACTTTGAAAATCCTGAATACCGCTAA
- a CDS encoding sodium:calcium antiporter, which produces MAILTSLGLILITCIIIWRACDGFEMASNYLGRNMKEGIKGATINAIGSSLPELFTTLFFLFVLKDKDGFSGGIGTTAGSAVFNAMIIPAVVILVVIGKKITSKIEVSKKVIYRDGISLILAELALIFVISGTSLNWIHGLILMALYFVYVGYMLLSQGPGEVENDYEEEADGGNRAVALFKGDLATVVLGNSKINQLKAILLLLISVLFIGLACFWLVEACQEFGAATGMPIYFVSVVLASAATSVPDTIISYKDAMKGNYDDAVANALGSNIFDVCFALGFPLFLFTLIYGPIEMSADTIENIGQLRVLLLILTIIVFFIFIFSKKGIKGIHAKLLLLLYVLFVVYSVGKGLSYDIPLISEVSNGLSQISHWFTALL; this is translated from the coding sequence ATGGCAATCTTAACTTCACTTGGATTAATTTTAATTACTTGTATAATAATTTGGAGAGCCTGTGATGGTTTTGAAATGGCTTCTAATTACTTAGGCAGAAATATGAAGGAAGGCATTAAAGGTGCCACTATAAACGCCATAGGAAGTAGTTTGCCAGAATTGTTTACAACACTATTTTTTTTATTTGTATTAAAAGATAAAGATGGCTTTTCTGGAGGAATAGGTACAACAGCTGGTAGTGCTGTTTTTAATGCCATGATTATACCTGCAGTAGTAATATTAGTTGTTATAGGAAAAAAAATAACCTCTAAAATTGAGGTTTCTAAAAAAGTAATATATAGAGACGGTATTTCTTTAATTTTAGCAGAACTTGCCTTAATTTTTGTAATAAGCGGTACATCTTTAAATTGGATTCATGGCTTAATTTTAATGGCGCTTTATTTTGTTTATGTTGGCTATATGCTGCTCAGTCAAGGGCCAGGCGAAGTAGAAAACGATTACGAAGAAGAAGCCGATGGCGGCAACAGAGCAGTTGCTTTATTTAAAGGAGATTTAGCCACAGTGGTTCTTGGAAATTCTAAAATTAACCAACTAAAAGCCATATTACTATTACTAATATCTGTTTTATTTATTGGTTTAGCTTGTTTTTGGTTGGTAGAAGCTTGCCAAGAGTTTGGTGCCGCTACTGGTATGCCTATTTATTTTGTATCTGTTGTTTTAGCATCTGCAGCTACAAGTGTGCCAGATACTATTATATCTTACAAAGACGCTATGAAAGGAAATTATGATGATGCTGTTGCAAATGCGCTAGGCAGTAATATTTTTGATGTTTGCTTTGCGCTAGGTTTTCCGTTGTTTTTATTTACGTTAATATACGGACCAATAGAAATGAGTGCAGATACTATTGAAAACATTGGTCAGTTACGCGTGTTACTCCTTATTTTAACTATTATAGTATTTTTTATATTTATTTTTTCTAAAAAAGGAATAAAAGGCATACACGCAAAACTATTACTACTACTTTATGTATTATTTGTAGTGTACTCTGTTGGTAAAGGATTAAGTTATGACATACCATTAATTAGTGAAGTTTCTAATGGATTATCACAAATATCTCATTGGTTTACAGCATTATTATAA
- a CDS encoding bifunctional alpha/beta hydrolase/OsmC family protein, producing MKSTRLHIKNKNGLQLQAYLELPANQKPNYFAIFAHCFTCSSTLTAVKNISRSLTTHGFGVLRFDFTGLGRSEGEFADSHFSANVDDLIAVNNYLTENYSAPSLLVGHSLGGAAVIVAASKLANIKAVATIGAPSTASHVTHLFTHDVSSIPEKGNVEVNIGGRPFKINKEFAEDFSKTDLPKITKELRKPILILHSPIDTIVGVDNAQELYLNAHHPKSFVSLDQADHLLTNPTDSIYAGNVIGTWVQRYFEPKENEMLSTEGEQLVGHLNLLEDNFTTTIQTKKHTLIADEPEDIGDDFGPSPYDFLSAGLAACTVMTLKMYAQRKKWDLQEVFVYITYAKKHSADLMLDVDKPTKYDHLSKKLKFVGNLDDKQKQRLKEIASKCPVHRTLQSDIIIDTVLVND from the coding sequence ATGAAGAGCACTAGATTACATATAAAAAATAAAAATGGTTTACAGCTACAGGCCTACTTAGAGCTACCTGCCAACCAAAAACCAAACTACTTTGCCATTTTTGCACATTGTTTTACTTGTAGCAGTACATTAACAGCTGTAAAAAACATTAGCAGGTCTCTTACAACGCACGGTTTTGGGGTTCTTAGGTTTGATTTTACAGGACTTGGGCGCAGTGAAGGAGAATTTGCAGATAGTCATTTTTCAGCAAATGTAGATGACTTAATTGCGGTAAACAATTACCTAACTGAAAACTATAGCGCTCCTTCCCTATTAGTAGGGCATTCTCTTGGTGGTGCAGCAGTTATTGTTGCAGCGTCTAAACTAGCAAATATTAAAGCTGTTGCTACTATTGGCGCACCTTCTACCGCTAGTCACGTAACACATTTATTTACCCACGATGTTAGCAGTATTCCAGAAAAAGGAAACGTAGAAGTTAACATTGGTGGCAGACCTTTTAAAATAAACAAGGAGTTTGCAGAGGACTTTAGCAAAACAGACTTACCAAAAATAACAAAAGAACTCCGTAAGCCCATTTTAATTCTACATTCACCTATAGACACCATTGTTGGTGTAGACAATGCACAAGAGCTTTATTTAAACGCACACCACCCTAAAAGCTTTGTTAGTTTGGATCAAGCAGATCACCTACTAACAAACCCAACCGACAGTATTTATGCTGGTAATGTTATTGGTACTTGGGTACAACGTTATTTTGAGCCAAAAGAAAATGAAATGCTATCTACAGAAGGAGAACAACTAGTAGGACATTTAAATTTATTAGAAGATAATTTCACAACAACTATACAGACTAAGAAACACACCTTAATTGCAGATGAACCAGAGGATATTGGTGATGATTTTGGCCCGTCTCCTTATGATTTTTTAAGCGCTGGTTTAGCCGCCTGTACTGTAATGACTTTAAAAATGTACGCGCAGCGCAAAAAATGGGATTTGCAAGAAGTTTTTGTTTATATTACGTATGCAAAAAAACACAGTGCAGATTTAATGCTTGATGTAGACAAACCAACCAAATATGACCATCTTTCTAAGAAATTAAAGTTTGTTGGAAACCTAGATGATAAACAAAAACAAAGACTTAAAGAGATAGCGTCTAAATGCCCTGTTCACAGAACATTACAAAGTGATATTATAATAGATACCGTACTCGTAAATGATTAA
- a CDS encoding GNAT family N-acetyltransferase, producing the protein MKVIHDKENQKFTMNVEGDTAFVDYKLKDGKMYLVYSEVPTSLRGKGIGKVLVEQTFELLTTQGYKAVAVCGYVKAIAKRSDKWSTIIEQA; encoded by the coding sequence ATGAAAGTTATACACGATAAAGAAAATCAAAAATTTACTATGAATGTTGAGGGTGATACAGCATTTGTAGATTACAAGCTTAAAGATGGAAAAATGTACTTAGTATATTCTGAAGTACCTACCAGCTTAAGAGGTAAAGGTATAGGCAAAGTTTTAGTAGAACAAACTTTTGAGCTGCTTACCACACAAGGGTACAAAGCTGTAGCTGTTTGTGGATACGTTAAGGCTATTGCTAAAAGAAGTGACAAGTGGAGTACTATAATTGAACAAGCCTAA